From the genome of Phyllostomus discolor isolate MPI-MPIP mPhyDis1 chromosome 12, mPhyDis1.pri.v3, whole genome shotgun sequence, one region includes:
- the C12H16orf95 gene encoding LOW QUALITY PROTEIN: uncharacterized protein C16orf95 homolog (The sequence of the model RefSeq protein was modified relative to this genomic sequence to represent the inferred CDS: substituted 2 bases at 2 genomic stop codons): MCPVPRAVHQEPICCGXQSRFGGCLQVPRAEAALPXRVPLSLCLLLFPLRPSLPFLSVRSKTWSRWTSPKPPSRAPARHHFGGRLPVPRDQAVMPYWVPHVVRSYKRVRGGLLQQ, from the exons ATGTGTCCCGTCCCTAGAGCTGTTCACCAAGAGCCCATCTGCTGTGGGTAGCAGTCTAGGTTCGGGGGCTGCCTACAGGTGCCCAGGGCTGAGGCAGCACTACCTTAGCGGGTCCCTCTGTCCCT CTGTCTCCTGCTCttt CCCCTTCggccttctcttcccttcctctctgtcagaTCCAAAACATGGTCCCGGTGGACATCCCCAAAGCCACCAAGCCGTGCCCCGGCCCGTCACCACTTTGGAGGCCGTCTCCCGGTGCCTAGGGATCAGGCTGTGATGCCCTACTGGGTGCCCCACGTTGTGAGGTCTTACAAGAGGGTGAGAGGGGGGCTTTTACAGCAGTGA